One region of Flavobacterium sp. GSB-24 genomic DNA includes:
- the rplU gene encoding 50S ribosomal protein L21, producing the protein MYAIVEIAGQQFKVSKDLKVYVHRLSNEEGSSVSFDKVLLLDDNGSVTLGAPAIEGASVEAKVLQHLKGDKVIVFKKKRRKGYKKRNGHRQYLTQIVIEGITAAGGTKKAAAKKAVVAEDAPATEVEAAPKAKKAAAPKAKKEATKE; encoded by the coding sequence ATGTATGCAATCGTAGAGATAGCAGGGCAACAATTTAAAGTAAGCAAAGACTTAAAGGTTTATGTTCACCGTTTGTCTAACGAAGAAGGTTCAAGTGTTTCATTTGACAAAGTTCTTTTATTAGACGATAACGGAAGCGTAACTTTAGGCGCCCCAGCTATAGAAGGTGCTTCAGTAGAAGCTAAAGTGTTACAACACTTAAAAGGTGATAAAGTTATCGTTTTCAAAAAGAAAAGAAGAAAAGGATACAAAAAGAGAAATGGTCACAGACAATATCTTACACAAATTGTAATTGAAGGTATTACTGCAGCGGGTGGAACTAAAAAAGCAGCAGCTAAAAAAGCAGTTGTAGCAGAAGATGCACCAGCAACTGAAGTTGAAGCAGCTCCAAAAGCAAAAAAAGCAGCAGCTCCAAAAGCAAAAAAAGAAGCTACTAAAGAATAA
- the rpmA gene encoding 50S ribosomal protein L27, with amino-acid sequence MAHKKGVGSSKNGRESESKRLGVKIYGGQAAIAGNIIVRQRGSKHNPGENVYISKDHTLHARVAGVVKFQKKRDNKSYVSIIPFEA; translated from the coding sequence ATGGCTCACAAGAAAGGTGTCGGTAGTTCGAAGAATGGTAGAGAATCAGAATCAAAACGTCTAGGCGTTAAGATTTATGGTGGTCAAGCTGCTATTGCTGGAAACATCATCGTTAGACAAAGAGGTTCAAAACACAATCCAGGTGAAAACGTTTACATTAGTAAAGATCACACTCTTCACGCAAGAGTTGCTGGAGTTGTTAAGTTCCAAAAGAAAAGAGATAACAAATCTTATGTATCTATTATTCCTTTCGAGGCATAA
- a CDS encoding AsmA-like C-terminal region-containing protein, translated as MQKSKSRSIVFKIAKYFGITFVVILGLLFLTPIVFEDQIKEQIKKTANERLSAELNYSDVSVSFFRHFPSLTLTLDDLSLNGSAPYKNEKFITAKEVSFGINVASLIFSKSVKIDQIYLSDSFINVKVNPNGEANYNVYKSQKQSTQPKDSSEAALKLERIEILNSKIIYDDKSTKVHFDALGFNYLGKGDLNKAVFDLYSKAKIEKLNIVYEDEPYLMNKKIDADLITKININSLSFFFQQNNLKINQLLVDLKGKFDILKDGYNMDFVIKSDNSNLYDVFTAFPPKYITWLSQTEIKGKANLLFTLKGKYITSQNIAPDLNLDVKINDGFVNYNKSAFPVSNLNLDIKTKVPSLNPDLVIVDAKNLSLNINQDYLKSKFLVKGVNTPDINGQFNAKIDLEKLTRALGIPNIQLKGALVSDAKVNGVFDQKNKRFPITNGKIDLKNGYLKTPYYPNPITNITINSKIENQKGTFQDLKVNLKPVQFTFEGKPVFVQADLSNFDDLTYDVKAKGELDVNRIYKVFSQKGLDLDGFVKADLVLKGKQSDAEKGNYSKLHNKGTLELRNIGIASEYLPKKFIIKEGIFKINQDKMSFNNFLAAYGQSDFKMNGYLQNVFNYATTNTGILRGSFKVTARYINVDEFMSATDPNTSVAQNPAPKTETKPAANKQTGVIIIPTNLNLQLFASAEKVNFDKLNLQNATGNLSMKNGKLTMQNTGFNLIGCNVSMNANYQAVTPQKANFDYSIKAADFDIKRAYNEIEVFRKMASAAEKAQGIVSLDYQLKGRLNGNMDPVYPSLVGGGTLSVKDVKVRGLKMFNAVSKQTNSESMKNPDVSKVDIKTTVKNNIITVERFKFKFAGFRPRIEGTTSLDGKMNLKMRLGLPPFGIFGIPLTVTGTQDNPKVKVGRKTEDLEETKDTE; from the coding sequence ATGCAAAAAAGTAAATCCAGATCAATCGTATTTAAAATTGCGAAGTATTTCGGAATAACTTTCGTCGTTATTTTAGGATTATTATTTTTAACGCCTATCGTCTTTGAGGATCAGATTAAAGAACAGATCAAAAAAACGGCTAACGAAAGATTGAGCGCAGAACTTAATTATTCTGATGTTTCGGTTTCATTTTTTCGTCATTTCCCATCACTAACATTAACTTTAGACGATTTAAGTCTTAATGGATCAGCACCATACAAAAACGAAAAATTCATTACTGCAAAAGAGGTTTCTTTTGGAATAAATGTTGCCAGTTTGATTTTTAGCAAATCTGTAAAAATCGACCAGATTTACTTATCAGATTCTTTCATCAATGTAAAAGTGAACCCAAACGGAGAAGCGAATTACAACGTTTATAAGTCACAAAAACAATCTACTCAACCAAAAGACAGTTCTGAAGCTGCTTTAAAACTGGAACGAATTGAGATTTTAAACAGTAAAATTATTTACGACGATAAATCTACAAAAGTACATTTTGATGCTCTTGGATTTAATTATTTAGGAAAAGGAGACTTAAACAAAGCTGTTTTCGATTTATACTCAAAAGCTAAAATTGAAAAATTAAATATCGTTTATGAAGACGAACCTTATTTAATGAATAAAAAAATTGATGCCGATTTAATTACCAAAATAAACATCAACTCTCTTTCTTTCTTTTTCCAGCAAAACAACCTTAAAATCAACCAGCTTTTGGTCGATCTTAAAGGAAAATTTGACATTTTGAAAGATGGTTATAATATGGATTTTGTCATTAAATCGGACAACAGTAATTTATATGACGTATTCACAGCCTTTCCTCCAAAATACATAACATGGCTTTCGCAGACTGAAATAAAAGGAAAAGCAAATCTTCTTTTTACTTTGAAAGGTAAATACATAACCTCACAAAACATTGCACCAGATCTTAATTTAGACGTAAAAATAAATGATGGATTTGTGAATTACAACAAAAGTGCCTTTCCTGTTTCAAACTTAAATTTGGACATTAAAACAAAAGTTCCGTCTCTCAATCCCGATTTAGTAATTGTTGATGCTAAAAACCTTTCTTTAAACATCAATCAAGATTATTTAAAATCAAAGTTTTTGGTTAAAGGCGTGAACACACCAGATATTAACGGGCAATTTAATGCTAAAATCGATTTAGAAAAATTAACCAGAGCGCTTGGAATTCCTAACATTCAACTAAAAGGAGCTTTAGTAAGCGATGCAAAAGTTAACGGGGTCTTTGATCAAAAAAACAAACGCTTTCCGATTACAAACGGTAAAATAGATTTGAAAAATGGATATTTAAAAACGCCATATTATCCAAATCCAATTACCAATATTACGATTAACTCTAAAATTGAAAATCAAAAAGGTACTTTTCAAGATTTAAAAGTGAATCTAAAACCAGTTCAATTTACGTTTGAAGGCAAACCTGTTTTCGTTCAGGCTGACTTAAGTAATTTTGATGATTTGACTTATGATGTAAAAGCAAAAGGCGAATTAGACGTAAATCGCATCTATAAAGTCTTCTCACAGAAAGGACTTGACCTAGATGGTTTTGTAAAAGCCGACTTGGTTTTAAAAGGAAAACAAAGCGACGCTGAAAAAGGAAATTACAGCAAATTACACAATAAAGGAACTCTTGAATTAAGAAATATCGGAATTGCTTCGGAATATCTTCCAAAGAAATTTATTATCAAAGAAGGCATTTTCAAAATCAATCAAGATAAAATGTCATTTAATAATTTCTTAGCTGCTTACGGACAGTCTGATTTTAAAATGAATGGGTATCTTCAGAACGTTTTCAATTACGCCACAACAAATACAGGCATCTTAAGAGGTTCTTTTAAAGTTACAGCACGATACATCAATGTTGATGAATTTATGTCTGCTACAGATCCAAATACTTCTGTAGCGCAAAATCCTGCACCTAAAACAGAAACAAAACCAGCAGCAAATAAACAGACTGGCGTGATCATTATTCCAACAAATCTAAACTTACAATTATTCGCAAGTGCCGAAAAGGTAAATTTTGACAAGCTAAATCTACAGAATGCAACTGGAAATTTAAGCATGAAAAATGGTAAATTAACCATGCAGAATACTGGTTTCAACTTAATTGGATGTAATGTTTCAATGAATGCCAATTATCAAGCGGTAACGCCTCAAAAAGCAAATTTTGATTATTCAATTAAAGCTGCTGATTTTGATATTAAAAGAGCATACAATGAAATAGAAGTTTTTAGAAAAATGGCCAGCGCTGCAGAAAAAGCGCAGGGAATTGTTTCTTTAGATTATCAGCTAAAAGGCCGTCTAAATGGAAATATGGATCCCGTTTATCCTTCACTTGTTGGCGGCGGAACACTTTCTGTAAAAGATGTAAAAGTGAGAGGATTAAAAATGTTTAATGCGGTAAGCAAACAAACAAACTCGGAGTCTATGAAGAATCCAGATGTTTCAAAAGTTGACATTAAAACTACCGTTAAAAACAATATCATAACCGTAGAACGTTTTAAATTTAAGTTTGCCGGCTTCCGACCAAGAATTGAAGGAACAACAAGTTTAGACGGAAAAATGAATTTAAAAATGCGTTTAGGACTACCTCCTTTTGGCATATTTGGAATTCCGCTTACTGTAACAGGAACGCAAGATAATCCTAAAGTAAAAGTGGGAAGAAAAACTGAAGACCTGGAAGAAACTAAGGATACTGAATAA
- a CDS encoding tRNA-(ms[2]io[6]A)-hydroxylase: protein MLGLKLATDPRWVNIVESNIEEILTDHAWCEQKAASNAISIVTYNSELEELVTEMLVIAREELEHLQMVHDVIKKRGLTLGRERKDHYVNELFKFMKKDGSRRDALCDRLLFSAMIEARSCERFKVLSENIKDEELAKFYRDLMISEAGHYTTFLGFARKYQDNIDIDKRWKEWIEYEGSIITNYGKKETVHG, encoded by the coding sequence ATGTTGGGATTAAAATTAGCTACAGACCCTCGCTGGGTAAATATCGTCGAGTCAAACATCGAAGAAATTTTAACAGATCATGCTTGGTGCGAACAAAAAGCAGCCTCAAACGCAATCAGCATTGTTACCTATAACTCTGAATTAGAGGAATTAGTAACCGAAATGCTAGTAATTGCCAGAGAAGAACTAGAACATTTACAAATGGTTCATGATGTGATAAAGAAACGCGGACTTACTTTGGGACGTGAAAGGAAAGACCATTATGTGAATGAACTTTTTAAATTCATGAAAAAAGACGGCAGCAGAAGAGATGCTCTTTGCGATCGATTGTTGTTTTCTGCAATGATTGAAGCTAGAAGCTGTGAGCGTTTTAAAGTGCTTTCTGAAAATATTAAAGATGAAGAATTAGCTAAATTCTATCGCGACTTAATGATTTCTGAAGCCGGACATTACACTACTTTTCTAGGTTTTGCCAGAAAATATCAAGACAATATCGACATCGATAAACGATGGAAAGAATGGATTGAATACGAAGGTTCTATTATTACCAATTATGGTAAAAAAGAAACTGTACACGGATAA
- a CDS encoding glycosyltransferase, giving the protein MNQLKKLLIIGFVWPEPNSSAAGGRMMQLISIFVANGFEITFASAAQDSDFMVDLSELGVIKKSIELNSATFDSFLLELNPDVVLFDRFMIEEQFGWRVIENCPKAIRVLDTEDLHCLRAARQKAFKEKRTFEMTDLFSEEVAKREIASILRSDLSLIISEFEMKILKENFRISSDLLFYLPFLVNKITEDDLLQLPVFDDRQHYVFIGNFLHEPNWNTVQYLKEAIWPSIKKDFPEAVLEVYGAYPSQKVLQLHQPKNGFFIMGRAADADEVVKKARVVLAPIRFGAGLKGKLLEAMQCGTPSVTTTIGSEAMHGNLPWNGFVEDDPQEFAKKAIALYKDENLWKESQKNAVAIINECYQKNNYSDELTNLVNKLLIDSTNHRLHNFMGSLLQHHAYKSTMYMSKWIEAKNKN; this is encoded by the coding sequence ATGAATCAGTTAAAAAAACTTTTAATTATTGGGTTTGTGTGGCCTGAGCCAAATTCTTCTGCGGCAGGCGGGAGAATGATGCAGTTGATTTCAATTTTCGTAGCAAACGGATTTGAAATAACATTTGCCAGCGCAGCGCAGGACAGTGATTTTATGGTTGATTTATCCGAGCTTGGAGTAATTAAAAAGAGCATAGAACTTAATTCAGCTACTTTTGATTCGTTTTTGTTGGAACTAAATCCCGATGTTGTGTTGTTTGATCGATTTATGATTGAAGAACAATTTGGATGGAGAGTAATCGAAAACTGCCCAAAGGCCATCAGGGTTTTAGATACCGAAGATTTACATTGTTTGAGAGCAGCAAGACAAAAAGCATTTAAGGAAAAACGAACTTTTGAAATGACTGATTTATTTTCTGAAGAAGTTGCTAAACGTGAAATTGCTAGTATTTTACGGTCTGATTTATCTTTAATTATTTCTGAATTCGAAATGAAAATTCTTAAAGAAAATTTTAGAATTAGTTCTGACTTGCTTTTTTATCTTCCTTTTTTAGTGAATAAAATAACTGAAGATGATTTATTGCAATTGCCTGTATTTGATGATCGTCAGCATTATGTTTTTATAGGGAATTTTCTTCACGAGCCGAATTGGAATACCGTGCAATATTTAAAAGAAGCGATTTGGCCTTCTATAAAAAAAGATTTTCCAGAAGCTGTTTTGGAAGTTTATGGCGCTTATCCCTCACAAAAAGTGCTGCAATTACATCAGCCTAAAAATGGTTTTTTTATAATGGGAAGGGCAGCAGATGCTGATGAAGTGGTGAAAAAGGCGAGGGTTGTATTGGCTCCAATTCGTTTTGGAGCAGGTTTGAAAGGGAAGTTGTTAGAGGCAATGCAATGCGGAACGCCAAGTGTAACAACAACAATTGGTTCTGAAGCTATGCATGGTAATCTACCATGGAATGGTTTTGTTGAAGATGATCCGCAGGAATTTGCAAAAAAAGCAATTGCACTTTATAAAGATGAAAATCTATGGAAAGAGTCTCAGAAAAATGCTGTTGCGATTATTAATGAATGTTATCAAAAAAATAATTATTCAGACGAATTAACTAATCTGGTTAATAAATTATTAATCGATTCCACAAATCATCGGCTTCATAATTTTATGGGCAGTTTACTACAGCATCACGCGTATAAGAGCACCATGTATATGTCAAAATGGATTGAAGCCAAAAATAAAAATTAA
- a CDS encoding helix-turn-helix domain-containing protein — protein MSSSNVSTLINPQNGNLAFKILSFDDNSHFDHLQRNNYYSLIWVTKGKGKVKADFAEHQFEENSLIAFSPYQPFMLCVNEPIEGIAIHFHPDFYCIHMHQKEVSCNGVLFNNIYQPPYVRVTEQAMLTFKMVIEQMKAEIQNAELAQYELLISYLKIFLITASRLKTEQLEELKSVPDSKEPAILQNLIDAIELNFKTKHSAGNYADLLNISPKALAKLSKNYFNKTLTDLISERIIIEAKRELYLTNKTVKEIAYELGYDDEHYFSRFFKTNADVSPQIYRETVGFGKMEA, from the coding sequence ATGAGTTCTTCAAATGTTTCAACTTTGATAAATCCGCAAAATGGCAATTTAGCATTTAAAATTCTTTCTTTTGATGACAACAGCCATTTCGACCATTTGCAACGAAACAACTACTACTCTTTAATTTGGGTAACCAAAGGAAAAGGCAAAGTAAAAGCTGATTTTGCAGAACATCAATTTGAAGAAAACTCTCTTATAGCCTTTTCACCATATCAGCCTTTTATGCTTTGCGTAAACGAACCAATTGAAGGAATTGCGATTCATTTTCACCCAGATTTTTACTGCATTCACATGCATCAAAAAGAAGTTTCATGTAACGGCGTTTTATTCAATAACATTTATCAGCCACCTTATGTTCGTGTTACAGAACAAGCGATGCTAACTTTCAAAATGGTTATTGAGCAAATGAAAGCTGAAATTCAAAATGCTGAACTGGCACAATATGAACTGCTAATTTCGTATTTAAAGATATTTTTAATTACAGCTTCAAGACTAAAAACAGAGCAATTAGAAGAGCTGAAATCGGTTCCAGATTCAAAAGAACCTGCTATTCTTCAAAATCTGATAGATGCCATTGAACTTAATTTCAAAACCAAACATTCGGCTGGAAATTATGCAGATCTGCTAAATATTTCACCAAAAGCATTAGCAAAACTCTCTAAGAATTACTTCAATAAAACACTAACGGACTTAATTTCGGAAAGAATAATTATTGAAGCTAAACGAGAATTGTACTTAACCAATAAAACCGTAAAAGAAATAGCTTACGAACTAGGTTATGATGACGAACATTATTTCAGCCGTTTCTTTAAAACCAATGCCGATGTTTCGCCTCAGATTTATCGTGAAACTGTAGGGTTTGGAAAAATGGAGGCTTAA
- a CDS encoding carboxymuconolactone decarboxylase family protein — MTRLTALNPEEVTGKTKDLFNAVQAKLGVVPNMMRTMGNSPAVLEGYLNLSGALSHGKLSAKTGELIALAVSESNSCDYCLAAHTFIGEKLVKADPAVLKAARTGNSTDAKTEAILQLAKTLISKNGLVNDEDVNKAKNAEVSDAEIAETIAHVALNVLTNYFNNVANTEIDFPAV, encoded by the coding sequence ATGACACGATTAACAGCATTAAACCCAGAAGAAGTAACAGGAAAAACTAAAGATTTATTCAACGCTGTACAAGCAAAATTAGGTGTAGTTCCGAACATGATGAGAACAATGGGAAATTCACCAGCAGTTCTTGAAGGATATTTGAATTTGAGCGGTGCATTGAGCCACGGAAAACTAAGCGCAAAAACCGGCGAATTAATTGCATTAGCAGTTTCAGAAAGCAATTCTTGCGATTATTGTTTAGCAGCTCATACCTTTATTGGAGAAAAATTAGTTAAGGCAGATCCAGCGGTTTTAAAAGCGGCAAGAACAGGAAATTCAACAGACGCTAAAACAGAAGCAATTTTACAATTAGCTAAAACTTTAATCAGTAAAAATGGTTTAGTAAACGATGAAGATGTCAATAAAGCTAAAAATGCAGAAGTTTCTGACGCAGAAATCGCTGAAACTATTGCTCATGTCGCTTTAAATGTTTTAACAAACTATTTCAATAACGTTGCTAATACTGAAATTGATTTTCCAGCAGTATAA
- a CDS encoding hydrolase/aminopeptidase — protein MKKLILAALFLTVIACQKKDQTEKPAAVTDEHSYSKPELAVVKHLDLDIKVDFDTQTISGKASWLIDNISKGNEIIFDENTLNITKVTLGDEEKETKFELGKNTEFHGKPLHITIEPNTTKVNIYYSTTKDAVALQWLKPEQTADKKKPFLFSQGESVWSRTWIPCQDSPGIRFTYNAKVTVPKDLLAVMSAVNPQKKNDTGVYTFKQDKAIPSYLMAIAVGDIEFQSIDNRTGVYAEPSMLKKSAWEFAELGKMVVAAEKLYGPYRWGRYDVLVLPPSFPYGGMENPNLTFLTPGVIAGDRSLTSLLAHELGHSWSGNLVTNATWDDIWLNEGFTTYVEHRIGEAIFGKKEFEMQNVITRKELVDNVAEYGETSPDTRLKVSLTGRNPDDGISMIPYVKGYAFLRVIENAVGREKFDVFIKNYFDAHAFKSITTEDFVKYLNENLIKGDKTLADKIKLEDWIYKPGIPSNITPVSSADFDAIDKIQKSWRETGVKGLSKKITTTAEKQHFIDHLPADITVKEMEAIDNEFNFTKGGNFIIKRQWFVQALIHQYKPAYPAIEQFLIGISRTGSVMMLYKEMVKTPEGKIWAKQIFEKAKAGYHATTIQAVEGVLK, from the coding sequence ATGAAAAAACTAATCCTTGCAGCTTTATTTCTGACAGTAATTGCCTGCCAGAAAAAAGACCAAACGGAAAAACCAGCCGCTGTTACAGACGAACACAGCTACTCTAAACCAGAACTTGCTGTTGTAAAACATCTTGATCTAGATATTAAAGTCGACTTTGACACACAGACTATTTCAGGAAAAGCTTCTTGGCTAATTGATAATATCAGCAAAGGGAACGAAATTATTTTCGACGAAAACACTTTAAATATCACAAAAGTAACACTAGGCGACGAAGAAAAAGAAACCAAATTTGAACTTGGAAAGAATACTGAATTTCACGGAAAACCGCTTCATATTACAATTGAACCCAATACTACCAAAGTAAACATCTATTACAGCACAACAAAAGACGCTGTTGCTTTACAATGGCTGAAGCCTGAACAAACTGCAGACAAAAAGAAACCATTTTTATTTTCGCAAGGAGAAAGCGTTTGGTCAAGAACATGGATTCCATGTCAGGATTCTCCGGGAATTCGTTTTACTTACAATGCAAAAGTTACGGTTCCTAAAGATTTATTAGCCGTAATGAGCGCAGTAAATCCGCAGAAGAAAAATGATACAGGGGTATATACTTTCAAGCAAGACAAAGCAATTCCGTCTTATTTAATGGCGATTGCCGTGGGAGATATTGAATTTCAATCTATAGACAACAGAACTGGAGTTTATGCAGAGCCTTCAATGCTAAAAAAATCGGCTTGGGAATTTGCTGAACTAGGAAAAATGGTTGTCGCTGCCGAAAAGCTATATGGACCTTATCGCTGGGGACGTTATGATGTTTTGGTTTTACCTCCAAGTTTTCCTTATGGCGGAATGGAAAATCCAAACCTAACCTTTTTAACTCCAGGAGTTATTGCAGGAGATCGTTCGTTAACTAGTTTATTAGCACACGAATTAGGCCACAGCTGGAGCGGAAATTTAGTTACAAACGCAACTTGGGATGATATTTGGTTAAACGAAGGTTTTACAACTTATGTAGAACACCGAATAGGAGAAGCTATTTTTGGGAAGAAAGAATTTGAAATGCAAAATGTCATCACCCGTAAGGAACTAGTTGACAATGTAGCAGAATATGGAGAAACAAGTCCTGACACAAGATTAAAAGTATCTTTAACAGGAAGAAATCCAGATGACGGAATCAGTATGATTCCTTATGTAAAAGGTTATGCTTTTTTAAGAGTTATAGAAAATGCTGTTGGACGCGAAAAATTTGATGTTTTCATTAAAAATTATTTTGACGCACATGCGTTTAAATCAATTACAACAGAAGATTTTGTAAAATATCTAAATGAAAACCTGATAAAAGGAGACAAAACTTTAGCCGACAAAATCAAACTGGAAGACTGGATTTACAAACCTGGAATTCCATCAAACATTACTCCCGTAAGTTCTGCCGATTTTGACGCAATTGATAAAATTCAAAAAAGCTGGAGAGAAACCGGCGTAAAGGGATTAAGCAAAAAAATAACAACAACTGCAGAAAAACAGCATTTTATAGATCATCTTCCAGCAGATATTACAGTAAAAGAAATGGAAGCAATTGACAATGAATTCAACTTTACAAAAGGAGGCAATTTCATTATCAAACGCCAATGGTTTGTTCAGGCATTAATTCACCAATACAAACCAGCATATCCTGCAATTGAACAATTTTTAATTGGCATAAGCAGAACTGGATCTGTCATGATGCTTTATAAAGAAATGGTTAAAACCCCAGAAGGAAAAATTTGGGCTAAGCAGATTTTTGAAAAAGCAAAAGCTGGATATCATGCTACTACAATTCAAGCTGTTGAAGGTGTTTTGAAATAA
- a CDS encoding pyruvate dehydrogenase complex dihydrolipoamide acetyltransferase produces MAIKVTMPRLSDTMTEGTVATWLKKVGDKISEGDILAEIETDKATMEFESFNEGTLLHIGIQAGETAPVDSLLAIIGKEGEDISALLAGGDAPAEAPKAEAKEEAPTAEAKTETAAPAKAANELPKGVVVVTMPRLSDTMTEGTVATWLKKVGDTVAEGDILAEIETDKATMEFESFNAGTLLYIGIQEGNTAPVDSLLAIIGPAGTDISGIAENYTAGGASTASAPAAEETKAAPAAEKETEATADTSSNGGRILASPLAKKIASDKGIQLSQVKGSGENGRIVKSDIENFTPSAQGQPAAKPADAKQEASAPAAPKVFVPAGEVYTEEIKNSQMRKIIAKRLAESLFTAPHYNLVIEVSMDEAMGARATINTVPDTKVSFNDMVIKACALALKKHPKINSQWKEDAIIINHHVNIGVAVAVEDGLVVPVLKFTDAMSLSQIGASVRDLAGRAKNKKLGPQEMEGSTFTVSNLGMFGITEFNSIINQPNSAILSVGAIVEKPVVKNGQIVVGNTMMLSLACDHRTIDGATGAQFLQTLKQYIESPVTMLA; encoded by the coding sequence ATGGCTATTAAAGTAACAATGCCTCGTTTGAGCGATACTATGACGGAAGGAACGGTAGCGACTTGGTTAAAAAAAGTAGGCGACAAAATCAGCGAAGGAGATATCCTTGCTGAAATTGAAACAGACAAAGCAACAATGGAGTTCGAATCTTTTAACGAAGGAACTCTTTTACATATCGGAATTCAAGCTGGAGAAACTGCTCCAGTTGATTCATTACTTGCAATCATTGGTAAAGAAGGAGAAGATATTTCTGCTCTTTTAGCTGGTGGTGACGCTCCTGCTGAAGCGCCAAAAGCGGAAGCTAAAGAAGAAGCTCCTACTGCAGAAGCAAAAACTGAAACTGCTGCTCCTGCAAAAGCAGCTAATGAATTACCAAAAGGTGTTGTAGTTGTAACTATGCCACGTTTGAGTGATACAATGACAGAAGGTACAGTAGCAACTTGGTTGAAAAAAGTTGGCGATACTGTGGCTGAAGGAGATATTTTAGCAGAAATTGAAACAGACAAAGCTACAATGGAGTTTGAGTCATTCAATGCTGGAACATTATTATACATCGGAATTCAAGAAGGAAACACTGCTCCTGTTGACAGCTTATTAGCTATCATCGGACCTGCAGGAACTGACATTTCTGGAATTGCTGAAAATTATACTGCTGGAGGCGCTTCAACTGCAAGTGCACCTGCTGCAGAAGAAACAAAAGCTGCTCCTGCTGCTGAAAAAGAAACAGAAGCAACTGCTGATACTTCATCAAATGGAGGAAGAATTTTAGCTTCACCTTTAGCTAAGAAAATCGCTTCTGACAAAGGAATTCAATTATCACAAGTTAAAGGATCTGGAGAAAACGGACGTATCGTAAAAAGCGATATCGAAAACTTTACTCCATCTGCTCAAGGACAACCTGCTGCAAAACCTGCTGATGCAAAACAAGAAGCTTCTGCTCCTGCTGCACCAAAAGTATTTGTTCCTGCTGGAGAAGTTTACACAGAAGAGATCAAAAACTCTCAAATGCGTAAAATTATTGCTAAACGTTTGGCAGAATCTTTATTTACTGCACCTCACTACAACTTAGTGATCGAAGTAAGTATGGACGAAGCTATGGGTGCAAGAGCAACTATCAACACTGTTCCAGATACAAAAGTATCTTTCAACGATATGGTAATTAAAGCTTGTGCTTTAGCATTGAAAAAACACCCAAAAATCAACTCTCAGTGGAAAGAAGATGCTATCATCATCAACCACCACGTAAATATTGGTGTTGCTGTAGCTGTTGAAGACGGATTAGTAGTTCCTGTATTGAAATTTACAGATGCTATGAGTTTATCTCAAATTGGTGCTTCTGTAAGAGATCTTGCAGGAAGAGCTAAAAACAAAAAATTAGGACCACAAGAAATGGAAGGAAGTACTTTTACAGTATCTAACCTTGGAATGTTTGGTATTACTGAATTCAATTCAATTATCAACCAGCCAAACTCTGCAATCCTTTCTGTAGGTGCAATTGTTGAGAAACCAGTAGTTAAAAACGGTCAAATCGTAGTTGGAAACACAATGATGTTATCATTAGCATGTGACCACAGAACAATTGACGGTGCAACTGGCGCTCAATTCTTACAAACATTAAAACAATACATCGAAAGCCCAGTTACAATGTTGGCATAA